The Endozoicomonas montiporae CL-33 genome contains a region encoding:
- the ruvA gene encoding Holliday junction branch migration protein RuvA encodes MIGRIRGTLVEKQAPHLLVDASGVGYEIEAPISVFYKLPETGAEVVLFTHFVVREDAQLLYGFSSREERELFRTLIKVNGVGPKLGLTLLSGIDAQTFVRCVHENDSATLVKLPGVGKKTAERLIVEMKDKLDRWQSSPLLDGKPMVVGSEMAEAARDTEQEAVSALVALGYKPQDASKVVGKIFVDGMGAEEIIRQSLKSMI; translated from the coding sequence ATGATAGGTAGGATTCGGGGAACCCTGGTAGAAAAACAGGCACCGCACCTGCTGGTGGACGCCAGCGGTGTAGGCTACGAAATTGAAGCGCCAATATCGGTGTTTTATAAGCTGCCGGAAACGGGTGCCGAGGTGGTTTTATTCACACACTTTGTTGTGCGTGAGGATGCACAGCTGCTATACGGGTTCAGCAGCCGTGAAGAACGGGAGCTGTTTCGCACTCTGATTAAGGTCAACGGCGTAGGACCCAAGCTGGGACTGACATTATTGTCCGGAATTGATGCCCAGACTTTTGTGCGCTGTGTGCACGAAAATGACAGTGCCACGCTGGTTAAGCTGCCGGGGGTTGGCAAGAAAACAGCAGAACGGCTGATTGTCGAAATGAAAGACAAGCTTGATCGCTGGCAATCATCCCCACTATTGGATGGTAAGCCCATGGTGGTCGGCAGCGAAATGGCGGAAGCGGCCAGAGATACCGAACAGGAAGCGGTCAGTGCTCTGGTTGCTCTGGGCTACAAGCCACAGGATGCCAGTAAGGTGGTGGGTAAGATTTTTGTCGATGGTATGGGCGCGGAAGAAATTATCCGTCAGTCTTTGAAGAGTATGATTTAA
- the ruvC gene encoding crossover junction endodeoxyribonuclease RuvC produces MAILLGIDPGSRITGYGVIEEVGNQCHYVASGCIRVRDASLPEKLQQIYDSVSTLVEQYCPQSVGIEQVFMSRNADSALKLGQARAAAIVAVVNHKLEVAEYSARQVKQAVVGKGSADKHQVKHMVTSILKLSSTPQADAADALAIALCHSHTRASLVRMAGVSGTRNRRLTSR; encoded by the coding sequence ATGGCCATATTGTTGGGCATTGACCCCGGATCCCGTATCACCGGTTATGGTGTTATCGAGGAAGTAGGAAACCAGTGTCACTATGTGGCCTCTGGCTGTATCCGGGTGCGGGATGCTTCTTTGCCTGAAAAGCTTCAACAGATCTATGACAGTGTCTCAACGCTGGTCGAGCAATATTGTCCGCAAAGCGTAGGGATTGAACAGGTGTTTATGTCGCGCAACGCGGATTCGGCGCTCAAGCTGGGGCAGGCGCGAGCAGCGGCGATTGTGGCGGTTGTGAATCATAAACTGGAAGTGGCGGAATACTCTGCCCGACAGGTTAAACAGGCTGTTGTTGGCAAGGGTTCGGCGGACAAGCATCAGGTAAAGCATATGGTGACGTCAATACTGAAGCTCAGTTCGACCCCTCAGGCGGATGCTGCCGATGCTTTGGCAATTGCGCTGTGTCACTCCCATACCCGGGCCAGTCTGGTGCGAATGGCCGGAGTCAGTGGCACGCGGAATCGACGTTTGACCAGCCGCTAG
- a CDS encoding YebC/PmpR family DNA-binding transcriptional regulator, whose translation MAGHSKWANIRHRKAAQDAKRGKIFTKIIRELVVAAKQGGGNIEDNPKLRQVVDKALGANMTRDTINRAIARGAGGDDDSNMEEVTYEGYGAGGIAVLVETLTDNRNRTVAEVRHAFNKHGGNLGTDGSVAYMFERRGQIFFDAGVEEDALMEAALEAGAEDIVANDDGSFEVVTNWTEFMAVKDALEAAGYSAAAAEVAMVADVQTELDKDGAEKIMKLVDRLEDLDDVQNVYTNADISADIMEQLG comes from the coding sequence ATGGCAGGTCATAGTAAATGGGCCAATATCAGACACCGTAAGGCGGCACAGGACGCCAAGCGCGGCAAGATCTTCACCAAGATCATTCGTGAGCTGGTAGTGGCGGCCAAGCAGGGCGGTGGCAATATCGAAGATAACCCCAAGCTGCGTCAGGTGGTTGATAAAGCTCTGGGTGCCAACATGACCCGTGACACCATCAACCGCGCGATTGCCCGTGGTGCCGGTGGTGATGACGATTCCAACATGGAAGAAGTCACCTACGAAGGTTATGGCGCGGGTGGTATCGCGGTTCTGGTTGAAACACTGACTGATAACCGTAACCGTACCGTTGCGGAAGTTCGTCATGCTTTCAACAAGCACGGCGGTAACCTGGGCACTGACGGCTCTGTTGCCTATATGTTTGAACGTCGTGGCCAGATTTTCTTCGACGCCGGTGTTGAAGAAGACGCTCTGATGGAAGCGGCTTTGGAAGCGGGCGCAGAAGACATTGTTGCTAACGATGATGGTTCTTTTGAAGTCGTTACCAACTGGACCGAGTTCATGGCGGTGAAAGACGCTCTGGAAGCAGCGGGTTACAGTGCGGCGGCGGCTGAAGTAGCCATGGTAGCCGATGTTCAGACCGAGCTGGATAAAGACGGTGCAGAAAAAATCATGAAGCTGGTGGATCGTCTGGAAGATCTGGACGACGTGCAAAACGTTTACACCAATGCGGATATTTCTGCAGATATCATGGAACAGCTAGGCTGA
- the aspS gene encoding aspartate--tRNA ligase, which translates to MRSHYCGELNLSHNGQEVTLCGWVHRRRDHGGVIFLDMRDREGTAQVVIDPDTEEAFALADKARSEYVLKITGLVRPRPEGTVNTNMSTGEIEVLGKQVEVLNEAQTPPFQIEGYTDVGEDVRLKHRFIDLRRPEMQEKLILRSKVTSAVRSFMDGEGFLDVETPVLTRATPEGARDYLVPSRTHEGKFFALPQSPQLFKQLLMVSGFDRYYQIVKCFRDEDLRADRQPEFTQIDIETSFMDEAGVMGITEDMVKKVFKQVRDIELGEFPHMPYAEAMSRYGSDKPDLRIPLELVDVADLMASVEFKVFKGPAEDPKGRVAALKVPGGAELSRKQIDDYTKFVSIYGAKGLAWIKVNEIENGANGLQSPIIKFLGDDVTMQIMERLDAKNGDIVFFGADKEKVVNEALGALRCKLGEDLNLYTKEWAPLWVVDFPMFEETDEGKLTALHHPFTAPTCTAEELAANPATALSRAYDMVINGYEVGGGSVRIHREEMQQAVFNVLDIEEEEQREKFGFLLDALKYGAPPHAGLAFGLDRLVMLICGTDNIREVIAFPKTQSAACVLTQAPGEVDGTQLRDLNIRIRRDPASATSH; encoded by the coding sequence ATGCGCAGCCATTATTGCGGCGAACTGAATCTCTCCCATAACGGGCAGGAAGTGACCCTGTGTGGATGGGTACACCGCCGCCGCGACCATGGTGGTGTTATCTTCCTGGATATGCGTGACCGTGAAGGTACCGCCCAGGTCGTTATCGACCCTGACACTGAAGAAGCGTTTGCACTGGCGGATAAAGCCCGTAGCGAATACGTTCTGAAAATCACCGGTCTGGTGCGTCCGCGTCCGGAAGGCACTGTTAACACCAACATGAGCACCGGTGAGATCGAAGTGCTGGGCAAACAGGTTGAAGTCCTGAACGAAGCCCAGACACCTCCGTTCCAGATTGAAGGCTACACCGATGTAGGTGAAGACGTTCGACTGAAGCACCGTTTCATCGACCTGCGTCGTCCTGAAATGCAGGAAAAACTGATTCTGCGTAGTAAGGTCACGAGTGCTGTTCGTTCTTTCATGGACGGTGAAGGTTTCCTGGACGTAGAAACGCCGGTTCTGACCCGTGCCACCCCTGAAGGTGCCCGTGACTACCTGGTACCAAGCCGTACTCACGAAGGTAAGTTCTTCGCACTGCCTCAGTCTCCGCAGCTGTTCAAGCAGCTGCTGATGGTGTCCGGTTTTGACCGTTACTACCAGATCGTTAAGTGCTTCCGTGACGAAGACCTGCGTGCTGACCGTCAGCCGGAATTCACCCAGATCGATATCGAAACATCCTTTATGGATGAAGCCGGTGTAATGGGTATCACTGAAGACATGGTGAAGAAGGTATTCAAGCAGGTTCGTGACATCGAGCTGGGCGAATTCCCGCACATGCCATACGCTGAAGCCATGAGCCGTTACGGTTCCGACAAGCCGGACCTGCGTATCCCGCTGGAACTGGTAGACGTGGCTGACCTGATGGCTTCTGTTGAGTTCAAAGTCTTCAAAGGCCCGGCTGAAGATCCGAAAGGTCGTGTTGCGGCGTTGAAAGTACCAGGCGGTGCTGAACTGTCCCGTAAGCAGATCGACGACTACACCAAGTTCGTGAGCATCTACGGTGCCAAAGGTCTGGCATGGATCAAGGTGAACGAGATTGAAAATGGCGCAAACGGCCTGCAGTCTCCAATCATCAAGTTCCTGGGTGACGACGTTACCATGCAGATTATGGAACGTCTGGATGCCAAGAACGGCGACATCGTATTCTTCGGTGCAGACAAAGAGAAGGTGGTAAACGAAGCTCTGGGCGCGCTGCGCTGCAAGCTGGGTGAAGACCTGAATCTGTACACCAAGGAATGGGCGCCTCTGTGGGTGGTTGATTTCCCAATGTTTGAGGAAACCGACGAAGGCAAACTGACTGCTCTGCACCACCCGTTCACCGCACCTACTTGCACAGCGGAAGAGCTGGCTGCTAATCCGGCTACTGCTCTGTCCCGTGCTTACGATATGGTCATCAATGGTTACGAAGTGGGCGGTGGTTCCGTTCGTATTCACCGTGAAGAGATGCAGCAGGCTGTCTTCAACGTGCTGGATATCGAAGAAGAAGAGCAGCGCGAGAAGTTCGGCTTCCTGCTGGACGCTCTGAAGTACGGTGCGCCACCGCACGCGGGTCTGGCCTTTGGTCTGGACCGTCTGGTGATGCTGATCTGTGGTACTGACAACATTCGTGAAGTGATTGCTTTCCCGAAAACCCAGTCTGCTGCCTGTGTTCTGACTCAGGCTCCGGGCGAAGTAGACGGCACTCAGCTGCGCGATCTGAACATTCGTATCCGTCGTGACCCGGCGTCTGCAACCAGTCACTAA
- a CDS encoding FmdB family zinc ribbon protein → MPIYEYQCENCGEVTEAIQKFSDAPLTDCGDCGESTLKKLLSAPSFRLKGGGWYETDFKGGRKKNLSSSDNHCPSKDSGSSCGSCPATSH, encoded by the coding sequence ATGCCGATCTACGAATATCAGTGCGAAAACTGCGGAGAAGTGACCGAAGCGATACAGAAATTCAGCGATGCACCGCTGACGGACTGTGGCGACTGTGGTGAGTCAACGCTGAAAAAACTGCTGAGTGCCCCAAGCTTTCGTCTGAAAGGCGGCGGCTGGTACGAAACTGACTTCAAGGGTGGCAGAAAAAAGAACCTCTCTTCCAGCGACAATCATTGCCCCAGCAAGGACTCCGGAAGCTCTTGCGGTTCTTGTCCTGCGACAAGTCATTAA
- a CDS encoding class I SAM-dependent methyltransferase: MSGDEVTSVFKDRWSAYQWLVENNLMGLREILVAARSFIQDRYKDSSVTLTDFGCGNSLLIPELTHSVQLDYYFGIDLAENALSMAQRLLESNRIKYRQFCQDLFLGMPQVSCSSDLIYSAFAVHHGDEQQKRQFFSNLYQQVSGECSFVLADIMIHEGQSFNDYTNIMEQYFVGQGVRSDWLPHIMTHIRQYDYPETEDSWLDIVRSSGWNVVCKQSVGPVEAFPAIFMILDR; this comes from the coding sequence ATGTCTGGCGATGAAGTCACTTCCGTTTTCAAAGATCGGTGGAGCGCCTATCAATGGTTGGTTGAGAACAACCTGATGGGGCTCCGTGAGATACTTGTCGCTGCCAGGTCATTTATTCAGGACCGGTATAAAGATTCATCAGTCACCCTGACTGATTTTGGCTGTGGAAACAGTTTGTTAATTCCTGAACTGACCCATTCAGTTCAACTGGATTATTACTTTGGTATTGATCTGGCTGAAAATGCATTGTCTATGGCGCAACGACTGCTTGAAAGCAACAGGATCAAATACCGGCAATTCTGCCAGGATCTGTTTCTGGGTATGCCGCAGGTTTCTTGCTCTTCCGATCTTATCTATAGTGCTTTTGCTGTGCATCATGGTGATGAGCAGCAGAAACGACAATTCTTTTCAAATCTATACCAGCAGGTTTCCGGTGAGTGCAGTTTTGTGCTGGCAGATATCATGATTCATGAAGGGCAGTCGTTTAATGATTACACCAATATCATGGAGCAATACTTTGTAGGGCAAGGCGTTCGCTCAGACTGGTTGCCCCACATTATGACCCACATTCGGCAGTATGATTACCCTGAAACGGAAGATAGCTGGCTGGATATTGTCCGTTCCTCTGGCTGGAATGTTGTCTGCAAACAATCCGTGGGGCCTGTTGAGGCGTTTCCGGCTATTTTCATGATACTCGATCGTTGA
- a CDS encoding SycD/LcrH family type III secretion system chaperone, which produces MERPVSGDKPTAAEASTDEWLSYLKYGGTLGKLRKVNSEQMEAIYSVGYGHFDIGQYAEALRVFRYLAMLDHWNARYFLAIGYCLYQLKHYADAVPALSYAERLDKQDPRPSLCMTECFISLKNRKLAKKALAEAIKRLNVSKDWNEERKQAKQLKHYLLNQSGRS; this is translated from the coding sequence ATGGAAAGGCCGGTCTCTGGTGACAAACCAACAGCAGCTGAAGCCAGCACTGATGAATGGTTATCTTATTTAAAGTACGGTGGAACTCTGGGTAAACTCAGAAAGGTGAATTCTGAGCAGATGGAAGCTATATATTCAGTGGGCTATGGTCATTTTGATATCGGTCAGTACGCAGAGGCTCTCAGGGTGTTTCGTTACCTTGCAATGCTGGATCACTGGAATGCCCGCTATTTTCTTGCCATTGGTTATTGTTTATATCAGCTCAAGCACTATGCAGATGCTGTTCCGGCTCTGTCCTATGCGGAACGTCTGGATAAGCAGGACCCCAGACCGTCTCTGTGTATGACGGAATGTTTCATCAGCCTTAAAAATCGCAAACTGGCTAAAAAAGCCTTGGCTGAAGCCATTAAAAGGCTCAACGTCAGTAAAGATTGGAATGAGGAAAGAAAACAGGCAAAACAACTAAAACATTATCTGCTGAATCAGTCAGGAAGGAGTTAA
- a CDS encoding OprD family outer membrane porin — translation MKLAVSSTTSTVVLLTALSPLASVSAKADDALIDPESNDHHLSLKLRNYFQDRQLQDFSKYYYEPSAVQPPRKVKTHNKQQAWGQGLELNFESAWLGDRTYGLGIDASFYGGVKLIGSDDEYGTTILKEEPPVFNPHKGLYTGKQDSYGKPGQLYLKGFAGQDRMNIRGKAGWIPIEKPLLHTHYRLTPTRFQGAMAEAELGDFELYGAWTDRVSIHNHDKMEKFTSLKPGKEGRDKQFEAIDHIYTLGGSYNHESGLGSDLAYAESESYLKLYHANLNYTFSLSEQTSLLLEGQYYKGQENGNKWKSDSKTYGGFDKDANLYNFNARLTFDMLSFMASYSQVEAKKNGALGEFDYHLAYDSARDFDDLGYRTKRQISSFNHNGESVWQAGVSYAFDNLGLPGLSMGYTYTAGKDIEATNKPEYTDKYKENEHNVKLGYAFQQKALKGLSVTVLYAQHEGDKELSEMKNENKKDYRYEGKTDLRVFVDYTLSVF, via the coding sequence ATGAAACTTGCCGTTTCATCTACGACAAGTACCGTGGTTCTTCTTACCGCCCTAAGTCCACTCGCTTCGGTTTCGGCAAAGGCTGATGATGCATTGATCGACCCCGAAAGCAACGATCATCACCTGTCCCTGAAACTGAGAAATTATTTTCAGGATCGCCAGCTTCAGGATTTCAGCAAGTACTACTATGAACCATCTGCCGTTCAGCCACCCAGAAAAGTAAAAACGCACAACAAACAGCAAGCCTGGGGACAGGGTCTTGAACTGAATTTTGAATCGGCCTGGCTGGGCGACCGTACTTATGGTCTCGGAATTGATGCATCGTTTTATGGCGGTGTAAAGCTGATAGGCAGCGATGATGAATATGGCACCACCATACTCAAAGAAGAGCCTCCCGTCTTTAATCCACACAAAGGGCTTTATACCGGTAAACAGGACAGCTATGGCAAACCGGGGCAGCTTTATCTGAAAGGCTTTGCCGGTCAGGACAGAATGAATATCAGGGGCAAGGCAGGGTGGATTCCCATTGAAAAACCCCTGTTGCATACTCATTACCGTTTAACGCCTACCCGCTTTCAGGGAGCCATGGCTGAAGCCGAGCTGGGTGATTTTGAACTTTACGGTGCCTGGACCGACCGGGTTTCCATTCACAACCACGACAAAATGGAAAAGTTCACCAGCCTGAAACCCGGTAAAGAGGGGCGGGATAAGCAGTTCGAAGCCATCGATCACATTTACACGCTGGGCGGCTCTTACAACCATGAATCGGGTCTGGGTTCAGATCTGGCCTATGCCGAAAGCGAGTCTTACCTGAAACTGTATCATGCCAACCTGAACTACACGTTTTCACTCAGTGAACAGACTTCTCTGCTTCTGGAAGGACAATATTACAAGGGTCAGGAAAACGGTAACAAATGGAAATCCGACAGCAAAACCTATGGTGGTTTTGATAAAGATGCCAACCTGTACAATTTCAATGCCAGGCTGACCTTCGACATGCTGTCTTTCATGGCTTCATACAGTCAGGTGGAAGCGAAAAAGAACGGCGCTCTGGGCGAGTTTGATTACCATCTGGCCTACGACTCGGCTCGTGACTTTGATGATCTGGGCTACCGTACCAAACGTCAGATTTCCAGTTTCAATCATAATGGCGAATCCGTCTGGCAGGCAGGCGTTTCCTATGCCTTTGATAACCTGGGGCTGCCCGGTTTATCCATGGGCTACACCTACACAGCCGGCAAGGACATAGAAGCCACCAACAAACCCGAATACACGGATAAATACAAAGAAAATGAACACAATGTAAAACTGGGCTATGCCTTCCAGCAAAAAGCCCTCAAAGGACTCAGTGTCACAGTACTCTATGCTCAGCACGAAGGTGATAAAGAATTAAGCGAAATGAAAAATGAAAACAAGAAAGACTACCGCTATGAAGGAAAAACAGACCTGAGAGTCTTTGTTGATTACACCCTCAGCGTCTTTTAA
- a CDS encoding OprD family outer membrane porin, with protein sequence MLATTAQANSFVDDSSLNIELRNHFHERGSKQKNNHDDSSSQWAQAIRADYSSGYFENIVGIDINAYYALKLGASNIDSNTNPGVLPVDTKGDSSSYGKTGYAIKFNLMDNGVAKYGRMQLDTPLINDSDSRALPSMTEAFYADYNYMGLSVFGVWATKGNAKTRAGYDKYQTIDDKAKINDEAVKSFGGSYDFGNGLDLSAAYAQQEDFAKKYLTEVNYAASVGEVDLSAGAQYGQVASDGLMNDLLKANSLDKKMSAWGVKVGAEVAQASFGLAYTKVKKNDISLRVDGEELLSDSYAIGWMGGSDDTGYFGYNSIQYSDFNKNGQKAIGLSAGYDFTGLVDGLSANAVYVTSDYKTTDGKTLDEKEYNLSLKYAVPQIEGLTAQLRYAKNTAENNGQKDTVVKDTRFIVKYNIAVF encoded by the coding sequence ATGCTGGCAACTACTGCCCAGGCTAACTCTTTTGTTGATGACTCCAGCCTGAATATCGAACTTCGTAATCATTTCCACGAACGAGGCAGTAAGCAAAAGAATAATCACGATGATTCAAGCTCTCAGTGGGCTCAGGCAATCAGGGCTGACTACTCCTCTGGCTATTTCGAAAATATTGTTGGAATCGATATCAATGCTTATTACGCATTAAAACTGGGCGCATCCAATATTGATAGCAACACTAATCCCGGCGTTCTTCCAGTGGATACGAAAGGAGACTCCAGCAGCTATGGAAAAACTGGCTACGCCATCAAATTCAACCTGATGGATAATGGTGTCGCCAAGTATGGCCGCATGCAGCTTGACACTCCACTTATCAATGATTCTGACAGCCGTGCCCTGCCCAGCATGACAGAAGCTTTTTATGCCGACTATAACTACATGGGTTTAAGTGTCTTTGGTGTTTGGGCAACCAAGGGCAATGCTAAGACCAGAGCTGGTTACGACAAATATCAAACCATTGATGACAAAGCAAAAATCAATGATGAAGCTGTTAAATCATTTGGTGGCTCATACGACTTCGGTAATGGGCTTGACCTTAGTGCCGCTTATGCCCAACAAGAAGACTTTGCAAAAAAATACTTAACTGAAGTGAATTATGCAGCCTCTGTTGGTGAAGTTGATTTATCCGCAGGTGCTCAGTATGGGCAAGTAGCTTCAGATGGTTTAATGAATGACCTTTTAAAAGCTAACAGCCTTGACAAGAAAATGAGTGCATGGGGTGTAAAGGTCGGTGCAGAAGTAGCTCAGGCTTCCTTCGGGTTGGCGTATACTAAAGTTAAGAAAAACGATATCTCACTCAGAGTTGACGGAGAAGAGCTTTTATCAGACTCATACGCCATTGGCTGGATGGGTGGTAGCGATGATACCGGATATTTTGGCTACAACTCCATACAGTACAGTGATTTCAACAAGAACGGGCAGAAAGCTATTGGCCTGAGTGCAGGCTATGACTTCACTGGCCTTGTAGATGGTCTGAGTGCTAATGCTGTTTATGTCACTTCTGACTATAAAACTACGGATGGAAAGACACTCGATGAGAAAGAGTACAACCTCAGCCTGAAATACGCAGTTCCACAAATTGAAGGCCTGACTGCACAGCTGAGATATGCTAAAAATACAGCCGAAAATAATGGGCAGAAAGACACCGTTGTCAAAGACACCCGCTTCATCGTGAAGTACAACATCGCCGTATTCTAA
- a CDS encoding HU family DNA-binding protein has protein sequence MAGKKAAAIKDRYSKTQIISEIADNTGLTKKEVGAVFDELSHLVERHIKKRGCGEFTLPGLLKIVTKKKPAQKARKGVPNPFRPGELMDVPAKPATTQVKVRPLKKLKEYALS, from the coding sequence ATGGCAGGTAAAAAAGCTGCAGCTATCAAGGATCGATACAGCAAAACCCAGATCATTTCTGAAATTGCTGATAATACAGGGCTAACCAAGAAGGAGGTTGGGGCTGTTTTTGATGAACTCAGTCATCTCGTTGAGCGTCATATTAAAAAGCGGGGGTGTGGGGAGTTTACGCTTCCGGGTCTGTTAAAGATTGTTACCAAGAAAAAACCCGCCCAGAAAGCCCGCAAAGGCGTTCCCAATCCTTTCCGTCCCGGTGAACTGATGGATGTGCCGGCCAAGCCTGCCACCACTCAGGTTAAGGTGCGGCCTTTGAAGAAACTGAAAGAGTATGCTCTGTCCTAG
- a CDS encoding cold-shock protein, translated as MKHLKFIHALTGLLGLMVLVIDGRLVAAAMHQTLPASTPVFLLLIATLVHFCLGSYLNVCRCKLKYIQCLSAAILMAASVLPALAIYGQTLVTMPAIIMLVCVGVALHVLINLKSFNPITPVEYSDDSDRETGTVKWFNVTKGFGFITRDLGDDVFVHYRAIRGEGHRTLSEGQRVEFVVVEKDKGLQAEDVIAARKGR; from the coding sequence TTGAAACATCTCAAATTTATTCATGCCCTGACAGGGCTGCTAGGACTGATGGTTCTGGTGATCGATGGCCGACTCGTGGCCGCCGCCATGCACCAGACTCTGCCAGCCTCAACACCGGTATTTCTGTTACTGATTGCAACCCTCGTTCATTTTTGTCTGGGAAGTTATCTGAACGTTTGCCGGTGCAAACTGAAGTATATCCAGTGTCTATCAGCAGCCATTCTAATGGCTGCCTCGGTTCTGCCCGCACTGGCTATTTACGGGCAAACCCTGGTGACCATGCCTGCCATTATTATGCTGGTGTGCGTGGGCGTTGCACTGCATGTACTGATCAACCTGAAGTCTTTTAACCCGATTACTCCGGTTGAATACAGTGATGATTCTGATCGGGAAACCGGTACAGTAAAATGGTTTAACGTTACCAAAGGTTTTGGGTTTATCACCCGTGATCTGGGAGATGACGTGTTTGTTCACTACCGCGCTATTCGCGGTGAAGGACACCGCACCCTGTCTGAAGGACAGCGGGTCGAATTTGTTGTTGTTGAGAAGGATAAAGGCTTGCAGGCAGAGGATGTCATTGCAGCCAGAAAGGGTCGTTAA
- a CDS encoding SlyX family protein, translating to MKEELIELQTQMSFQEDTVAQLNDVVTRQQQEIDQLKLQVQQLKKQMQEVVAGDVEGDSDDAPPPHY from the coding sequence ATGAAAGAAGAGTTAATTGAGCTGCAGACCCAGATGAGCTTTCAGGAAGATACCGTTGCTCAACTGAATGATGTAGTGACTCGTCAGCAACAGGAAATTGATCAGCTGAAGCTGCAGGTTCAGCAGTTGAAGAAGCAGATGCAGGAAGTGGTTGCGGGTGATGTGGAAGGTGATTCTGACGATGCACCACCACCTCACTATTAA
- a CDS encoding HIT domain-containing protein, with protein MEEFPLNPQLEKDCVVLGDLPLCRVLLMNDSSYPWCILVPRVTEIEELFQLVDELQIQVALESGILSRYMNDLFEADKMNVAALGNKVRQLHIHHVVRQQNDAAWPEPVWGKVPAQAYSDDELAEMREKFQPLFDRFG; from the coding sequence ATGGAAGAATTTCCGTTGAACCCTCAACTGGAAAAAGACTGCGTAGTGCTGGGTGATCTGCCATTGTGCCGTGTTTTGCTGATGAATGACTCTTCTTATCCATGGTGCATTCTGGTGCCTCGTGTGACCGAGATCGAGGAACTGTTTCAGCTGGTGGATGAACTGCAGATTCAGGTGGCTCTTGAGTCCGGAATTCTGTCCCGCTACATGAATGATTTGTTTGAAGCGGACAAAATGAATGTAGCGGCGCTGGGTAACAAGGTGCGACAACTGCACATTCATCATGTGGTTCGTCAGCAGAATGATGCGGCGTGGCCAGAGCCTGTATGGGGTAAGGTGCCAGCTCAGGCATACTCCGACGATGAGCTGGCTGAAATGCGTGAAAAGTTTCAGCCTCTGTTTGATCGGTTTGGTTAA